One part of the Dysidea avara chromosome 10, odDysAvar1.4, whole genome shotgun sequence genome encodes these proteins:
- the LOC136267915 gene encoding AP-5 complex subunit beta-1-like isoform X1, which translates to MRQVVILQWYRFIINYSLLTIYHQLYQCLHWNKYLQCLCSFLPSVLTGPYQLITILQCQLLQRNLFLLINAVFTSNEGQTCATKLGCLDIRFEDLFQPVPTDLVSDMDVFFKKMWAHIRNNEYSKFSPNQQGAASVIRLKVDSVRTKEVYKELSMFTTNKNSNGLNHFLKFLPPKYHLLLQLDHHSEDQSVVVSIATDYWKILPLVNNYFRT; encoded by the exons ATGAGACAGGTAGTAATCCTCCAGTGGTACAGATTCATTATCAACTACAGTTT GTTGACGATATACCACCAGCTGTATCAGTGCCTGCACTGGAACAAATATTTGCAGTGTCTTTGCAGTTTTCTACCATCAGTCCTTACAGGCCCATACcag CTTATCACAATATTACAGTGTCAATTACTCCAAAGGAACCTGTTTCTACTGATCAA TGCTGTGTTTACATCCAATGAGGGACAGACTTGTGCTACAAAGTTAGGATGTTTAGATATCAGATTTGAGGACTTGTTTCAACCAGTCCCAACTGATTTG GTCTCTGACATGGATGTTTTCTTTAAGAAGATGTGGGCTCACATTCGTAATAATGAATACTCTAA GTTTAGTCCCAATCAACAAGGAGCTGCATCAGTGATAAGACTAAAAGTAGACAGTGTTAGGACAAAGGAAGTGTACAAGGAGTTATCCATGTTTACCACCAATAAGAATTCTAATG GACTGAATCACTTCCTAAAATTCCTACCACCCAAGTATCACTTGTTACTGCAACTTGATCATCACAGTGAAGATCAAAGTGTTGTGGTGTCCATAGCAACTGACTATTGGAAGATTCTTCCTCTAGTAAATAATTACTTTAGAACATGA
- the LOC136267915 gene encoding uncharacterized protein isoform X2: protein MASSDLASGSASLSQIVEARISDTSYPTTPPVQNISETFLNLTRICGSSKDPVYLLESGNHHHQLGTDSLIEDYLTKLNETGSNPPVVQIHYQLQFVDDIPPAVSVPALEQIFAVSLQFSTISPYRPIPDVHLSHLTFKKTDSAAYHNITVSITPKEPVSTDQCCVYIQ from the exons ATGGCATCATCTGATTTGGCAAGTGGCTCAGCAAGTCTGTCACAAATTGTGGAAG CaagaatatcagacacttcctATCCAACTACTCCTCCTGTCCAGAACATCAGTGAAACTTTTCTTAACCTAACCag GATTTGTGGTAGTAGTAAAGATCCAGTGTATTTGTTAGAGTCTGGAAATCACCATCATCAACTGGGAACTGATT CATTAATTGAGGACTACTTAACAAAGTTGAATGAGACAGGTAGTAATCCTCCAGTGGTACAGATTCATTATCAACTACAGTTT GTTGACGATATACCACCAGCTGTATCAGTGCCTGCACTGGAACAAATATTTGCAGTGTCTTTGCAGTTTTCTACCATCAGTCCTTACAGGCCCATACcag ATGTACATTTATCACACTTAACTTTTAAAAAAACTGATAGTGCAG CTTATCACAATATTACAGTGTCAATTACTCCAAAGGAACCTGTTTCTACTGATCAA TGCTGTGTTTACATCCAATGA
- the LOC136267915 gene encoding uncharacterized protein isoform X3: MASSDLASGSASLSQIVEARISDTSYPTTPPVQNISETFLNLTRICGSSKDPVYLLESGNHHHQLGTDSLIEDYLTKLNETGSNPPVVQIHYQLQFVDDIPPAVSVPALEQIFAVSLQFSTISPYRPIPAYHNITVSITPKEPVSTDQCCVYIQ, translated from the exons ATGGCATCATCTGATTTGGCAAGTGGCTCAGCAAGTCTGTCACAAATTGTGGAAG CaagaatatcagacacttcctATCCAACTACTCCTCCTGTCCAGAACATCAGTGAAACTTTTCTTAACCTAACCag GATTTGTGGTAGTAGTAAAGATCCAGTGTATTTGTTAGAGTCTGGAAATCACCATCATCAACTGGGAACTGATT CATTAATTGAGGACTACTTAACAAAGTTGAATGAGACAGGTAGTAATCCTCCAGTGGTACAGATTCATTATCAACTACAGTTT GTTGACGATATACCACCAGCTGTATCAGTGCCTGCACTGGAACAAATATTTGCAGTGTCTTTGCAGTTTTCTACCATCAGTCCTTACAGGCCCATACcag CTTATCACAATATTACAGTGTCAATTACTCCAAAGGAACCTGTTTCTACTGATCAA TGCTGTGTTTACATCCAATGA